The region TGACTACTTTCGTCATCCTACTCCAATTCATTCGATACAAAAGATACTGTATACTCGTATCTTTTGTAAGCCGATTTATCACATTTTAGCCCTTCGTTCTAAACTGTGATAACCAGTTCGTTAACCCCTTTAAATCATTAATGTGCCAGTAGCCTCTTGAATCGTCCATTGCATCCGCAATGTCATTCAGCGTCTTCTTTAATTGATTGAGTTCTTCTTGAACTGCATTCAATTCATTCGGATCAATCCCTGACTGATCCTTACGTGAAATGACATAATTTTTCTTAAATTCATCTAACGAGATAAATTTACCATTCTCTTTTCTTGGAAAATCTTTACCAAAGACTTTTTTTAATATCTGAAGTTCTTTCTTATCTTTTTCACGCTTTTCTTTTAGTAGCTGCTTCTTTTTTTCTTCTAATGCTTGTAGTTCTTTTTCATAATCAATATTTGTCATCGCATATCCTCCTGATGTTTATCGTTCTCCTTATTATGCCACGTGTTTTTGAGAGATAAAATGGATAAGGTAAGCACTATAGAAGAAACCATAGTAATTCGGTATAATGAGTACGCCGTCTTTACTTCCATAGGCGAGATCTTATGGAAGGAGGTGATCTCTGTGGAATTTCTACTTGTTAACGTTATTGCGCCATTGTATGTTGGCGTAGCACTTGCGTTGTTTTCTCACTGGTTAGATCAACGTAAGGATTAAGACGGCATACCAGCACCTAAAAACCCCCTAACTGTTCCAGCAGTCAGGGGGTTCGGTGTTTCCATGGAATTTCTACTTGTTAACTTTATTATATCTCATTCAGTTTTCTTTGTAAAACTAATCAACGACATAGACATACTTTACAGCATGTTTAAAAATCGTTATTTCTCGTCCATCTTCTGTTTCGATAATGATCTCATACTGTGGTGCAAATAAATATGTTCCAGTGATAGCTTTTCCGTCAGTAAAAACAACTTTAATCTTTTCACCTTTGCGATGATAAAAACCAAACTTTCTTTTTACCTCTGTTTTTTCCTCAGACATATAATCACCTCAATCTTTTATTTCTTTTATTATAACTAAGAAATATTCCTGAATAAACATATAAATAGCACCTTATAAGAGCAATAAAGCGTTCTAACAAACCTTTAAACTACTTTAGGACTTTACAACCATTCAAATACATTATCGTTGCTTGTATGTTGTCTGTACTAAGCCTTAACAAATCATTGTCTAACACTTAATAAACTGATATAGCATTTCATAAAGTGTTGTCTAACACTTTATGAATAACTTAATAACTAATTGCATTTAATTAAGGTAGATGTATTGATATAATTGTCTTTAAGATACTTAACAAATGATTGTCAAAGGATTAACAAGTTTAGATATGATTAGGCAAATGTTTAACAAACTATTGATAAAGGGTTGATGAAATGAAATCATGTATTGATATTGCTAATGAATTGAATATAAGTAAACAAACTGTATTTAATAACGCTAAAAAATTGAAAATAGAATTGACTAAGCAAGACAATACCTTATATGTTTCAAGTGCTGATGATGTTGAAGCAATTAAGAATAGAATACTCAAAAATAAGGCCAAGCAGTTGAATATAGATGTATCTGAACTAATGCATGATGATACAAAGCAAGATAAAGACATTCAAAGTGTTTCAGACAATAGTAATGAAATAGATCTGCTTAGACAAATGATTAACGATAAAGACAAACAGATACAATCATTACAAGATGATAAGCAAGACTTAACTTCATTACTTAAGCAACAACAACAATTATTACACAATCAACAGTCATTACAATTACAATCAAATGAAAAAATAAAGGCACTTGAAATAGAATTACAGGAAGTCAAAGAAGATAATACAAAGGCTGATAAAGTACAAGATACTAATAAAGTTAATAGCTTTTATAAAGACTTAAAAGAAGATAAGCAAGAAAACAATAGCACGACAAATAAAAAAGGTGGCTTGTTATCAAGATTCTTTAAGTGATTAAAAAAGTATTTTGTTTCGAAAATATTAAAATTTAAACGGGTCAAGGAAGTGTAAAAATGAAAATGAATTCTTTTATAACATTATTAGCTATATTCTTATTAGTTTTAATTATTAGTTATTAAAAAATTAAATCCTTGTTAATTTTTTGAACGGTAGAGTTATTCACAATCAAACAGTAATCATGTTTACAAATATAGTTATTGTTATCACAGGTATATTATTTTTGATTTCTTATATTGTTCGAACTAAGAAAAGCTAATCAATTTAATGATTAGCTTTTTATATTCACATCAATACTATTAAACATATGTTTAATAAAATTTAAACTCAAATATAGCCAGTATTAAACATATTTACAGTTTATTCAAAACACCTATTTATTTAACATTAAATTATCAAATAGATTGGATGTGAATATGAAATGAAGAAAAAATTATTGTCTGTAGTTGCAGTTACAATGTTAGGAAGTTCAGTTATTGGAGTTTTACCTAATGATTTAAAACCTGTTCAATTAGAAAATAAAGCTGAAGCTGCTAGTTCTTGGAAGTATTATGCAACAAAAACAGGAAATACTAAATTTGATAATAAAGCGAAATTAGCTGTCGCTCGTTTTACTTTAGGAGCTGTTGGTTTACAAGTTGCTGGACCTATTGGAGCGGGGACAGTAGCGGTTATTAGTGGAAGCGTTGATGATTATATATCGTCAAAAAAAACTATTTATTATACTGATAAAATATATATGCAAAGGGGTTATTTTGGTCCTAATTTTCGACATAAAGTTACATACTACAAAGATAAAGCTAAAAAAAATAAAGTTGGATATCTTGAATTTGTTGAAAATTCAACTGGAAGAATCACACCATAATAAGAGAAAAGGGCTTTCGCCCTTTTTTATATTGTTGTCGAAAAATATATTATTCCAAGAATAAAATAGAAAATAAATTGAGCAATTCTATGACCCTTAGTATTTTTCATTTCAAAAGGTGTTTTTCCGGTATTTTTTTGTCTTTTAGTATTATACCAAATTGTAATACTAGTCAATATTGTGCTAGCCAAAATTGAAAATAAAATTATTAATAAATATCTCACTCTGATTACTCCTTAATTAAATATATTAAAAAATTTAAACTTCTTAGATTCAACTAGTTTACCATTAATTTTATTATTTAATAAATCATCAATACTAACATTAAAATATTTGGATATATTCAGAAGATTTATAGCATCAGGTAAGCATTTTCCATTTTCCCATTTATTAATGCTTTGTATTGATATTGATAAATCTTCTGCCATTTGTTGCTGTGTCTTTCCTTTTTTCTTTCTTAATCCTTTTAATTTCTCATTTAATAATATCATATTTCACCTCATTTCCATGTAAAAAGTTTCATTTAAAATACATTAAAAGTCAATGATATTGGAAGATTTTTAAGGTAAGTTTAAGGTAATTCTTTAAATAAATTTTTGTATGATAAGGGTACGTTCAAATTAAACATATGATTTAAACGTTTTTTTCTGTTTACTTTTGTCTATTTTGAGCGTCATTCGCTTAAGTAACACAATATAAATTATGTTACATGACAAACCCCGACACCAAAGGGGTTTATTTTTATGTCTGAAATAATGTATCATAATGATATTAATAATAACGTTATATGTATCATATAGGAGTGATTTTGATGAACAGCGTGGAACCGATTCGAGACGTAAAAAAGATACAGGAGATGAAGGAGGCACTCGCGTACTATGGATCAAAGCGTGATGTCTTTCTATTTAATTTAGGGATTAACTGTGGCTTGAGAGTGAGTGACATGTTGGGATTAAAGAAAAAGGATATTAAAGACTATACAATCAAGCTGAGAGAGCAGAAAACCCGTAAACAGAAACAAATCCCCCTTTATCATCTAAAGGAGGATATTAATCGTTATATTCAGTTCCTGGAGGATGAAGATTATCTGTTTAAAAGCAATAAACTCGATTCTGAGGGCAAAAGTAAACCCATCAGTCGTGTACAGGCCTATAGAATATTAAATCATTCAGCAAAATCCATTGGATTAAGTGAAATCGGTACACACTCGATGCGTAAGACCTTTGGTTATCATTACTATAAGCAAACGAAGGATATAGCCTTATTGATGGATCTATTTAATCATTCTTCTCAGTCTGTGACCTTGAGATATATTGGGATAAATCAAGATGTGATAAATGATTCAATAAGTAAAGTCATGAGAAATTTATTTACTTAATCTACATTGTTTTTATGGATAAGTATCATCATATATTCCATAGAAACCATTATTTTAATTCAATAATTCTATCAGAGAGACGAGCTTGCTCCATATTATGGGTCACTAACAAGATTGTTTTTCCATATTCATCTCTTAGCTCTCTTATTAAATCAAAAGATACATTTGCTAATTTAGGATCCAAAGCTCCTGTAGGTTCATCCGCCAATATAATATTCCCTGGTTTAATAATAGTCCTTGCTACTGCAACTCTTTGTTGTTCTCCACCTGATAAAGTATTAACTTTTGCATTTTCTAAGTGCTCAAGCCCTAGTCTTTTTAAAGTAGATAAAATTAATTTTCTTTTCTGCTGTTTACTTTTTTCTGTATACTCTAGAGCCAATTGAAGATTATCCATAATTGTCATATCCGATATTAGTGCATATGACTGAAATAAATAATTGATTTCATTTCTTCTTATTTTAGTAGCAGCAATTGAATTAACACTAGGGATTTTTTTATCAAAAATTTTGATTTCTCCACTGTCTACACTTTCTAAAAGTCCAATCATATTAAGAATTGTAGATTTTCCACATCCAGATTTTCCAACAATAGAAATAAATTCCTTATCGTATATTTCCATCGAGAAATTATTTATTATATTTCGTTCTCCAAAACTCTTACACACATTATGTAACTCAATAACCTTTTTCATTATTATCTCTCCTTGATTGAAAGAAGCAATTGTTTAATATCATTCTTAGACATATATAAGTAAAATATAAGTATTTGTATTATGCCATAAATTATAACTAAAATTACCCCTATTTTTGAATGAAACAGACATACTAAAACCATTTCTATTATCCATACCACAATAATAAGTATCATTGGCACTTTATACATTTTAAAAAAGTTGAATCCAAGAAACTTTGAAACATATAATCTTTCATTATTTGATACACGATACACATACGAAAGAGAAATCAGTAAAATAATAGAGAGTAAAATAATCCCTATAATAACCCCTAAAAACCATAAAATTGTTTGTGAAAGATCTTTTTGAAGACCATCAATAAAATCTTTTATCGCTACAAATTTTATTTTGTTATCTTCTAATCCATATTTTTTTAAATAGTCTTTATTTGTATATTTTTTAGCTGTTTCTTTATCTTTAAATTTAATATAACCATTTAAATCATTACTCCTCAAACTTTCGGACTGTTGATAATTCATATTTTGTGGAGTAACAATGTATATTATAGGGTTAGATACCATAATATTCTTTTCTGTGTCTCTACTCCAATTGAATACCTTTTTATTATAATGATATGAAACGAAAATAAATTCTTTACTCTTATTAAAGACGGTGCTAATGTCATTATCTTTTATATTTTTTGTTTCGCTTTCTTTCAACCATTGAGACAGGCTTTCTTTTTCATTCTGTGTATAGTTATCTGGAATTAAGTATACTTTTTTCCCTGAATTAGATGCTGCTAATAATTTTTTATCTATATCAATACCTTGTTCTTTTAAATAGGTCGGAGAAAATGTCATGTACCAAAATGGTTTTTTCGGAATATAATCATAAGTTCTATTTTCTTTATATGTTTTCAGTAGGTTCTTACTTATGTATTCTGAAGTTGATATATACACATTCTTATCTTGATACATAGAACTATACCAATCATAGAAATCTTGGTTTAGTTCA is a window of Macrococcus sp. 19Msa1099 DNA encoding:
- a CDS encoding tyrosine-type recombinase/integrase, whose translation is MNSVEPIRDVKKIQEMKEALAYYGSKRDVFLFNLGINCGLRVSDMLGLKKKDIKDYTIKLREQKTRKQKQIPLYHLKEDINRYIQFLEDEDYLFKSNKLDSEGKSKPISRVQAYRILNHSAKSIGLSEIGTHSMRKTFGYHYYKQTKDIALLMDLFNHSSQSVTLRYIGINQDVINDSISKVMRNLFT
- a CDS encoding type I toxin-antitoxin system Fst family toxin, producing MEFLLVNVIAPLYVGVALALFSHWLDQRKD
- a CDS encoding ABC transporter ATP-binding protein encodes the protein MKKVIELHNVCKSFGERNIINNFSMEIYDKEFISIVGKSGCGKSTILNMIGLLESVDSGEIKIFDKKIPSVNSIAATKIRRNEINYLFQSYALISDMTIMDNLQLALEYTEKSKQQKRKLILSTLKRLGLEHLENAKVNTLSGGEQQRVAVARTIIKPGNIILADEPTGALDPKLANVSFDLIRELRDEYGKTILLVTHNMEQARLSDRIIELK
- a CDS encoding helix-turn-helix transcriptional regulator gives rise to the protein MILLNEKLKGLRKKKGKTQQQMAEDLSISIQSINKWENGKCLPDAINLLNISKYFNVSIDDLLNNKINGKLVESKKFKFFNIFN